One Methylocaldum marinum DNA window includes the following coding sequences:
- a CDS encoding transposase — translation MAEAIRGHWSIDNRLHDVLDTALGEDASRIRKNPDVFAHLRHFALNLLRHNGQSNIHAALYDVSVRWRTVFS, via the coding sequence TTGGCCGAGGCCATTCGCGGTCACTGGAGTATCGACAACCGGCTCCACGACGTGTTGGACACCGCCCTCGGCGAGGATGCGAGCCGTATCCGCAAGAACCCCGATGTATTCGCCCATCTCCGCCATTTCGCGTTGAATCTCCTACGTCACAACGGCCAATCCAATATTCACGCCGCCCTTTACGATGTAAGCGTCCGCTGGAGGACAGTCTTTTCCTGA
- a CDS encoding RHS repeat-associated core domain-containing protein → MNWPAGSSHHIAGQSLHVVTDPLGTPRELVSDDGEVVWAGQLRTWGRLDRWVVKESDTRLARRLPQGYRAAANDPYIEVELRFQNQWEDPESGLYYNYQRYYDPDTGQYLSPDPIGLRGGLRPHGYVHNPVGWVDPWGLAACPEGTPPQYRTQDHAAKAAFKKVNPLSINDNLEYGGLIFRDNRSGRYGFTGPIKGSDQGVNPHAAQAPHNSSLVGDYHTHGDYSLYESATGKTIRTSDLVRDAFNSDNFSPQDISGISADGKGIPGYKGYLGTPSGIFKVYDPSKRSVYILK, encoded by the coding sequence TTGAACTGGCCAGCGGGTTCATCACACCATATCGCGGGGCAATCGCTGCATGTCGTCACCGACCCGCTCGGCACGCCCAGGGAACTCGTCAGCGACGACGGCGAGGTCGTCTGGGCCGGCCAGCTGCGTACCTGGGGCCGGCTCGACCGCTGGGTAGTCAAGGAAAGCGACACCCGCCTGGCCCGCCGCCTGCCGCAGGGCTACCGGGCTGCCGCCAACGACCCCTACATCGAGGTCGAGCTGCGCTTCCAGAACCAGTGGGAAGACCCGGAAAGCGGGCTGTACTACAACTACCAGCGCTACTATGATCCCGACACCGGGCAATACCTGAGTCCCGATCCGATCGGGCTCCGGGGCGGCCTCCGGCCGCACGGGTACGTGCACAATCCCGTGGGCTGGGTCGATCCGTGGGGGTTGGCGGCGTGTCCTGAAGGTACTCCTCCGCAATATCGAACTCAAGATCATGCGGCAAAAGCTGCATTCAAAAAAGTTAATCCTTTATCTATCAACGATAACTTAGAATATGGCGGATTAATCTTTAGAGACAATAGATCCGGAAGATACGGTTTTACAGGACCTATTAAGGGAAGTGATCAAGGTGTTAATCCACACGCAGCCCAAGCCCCACACAATTCCAGCCTAGTTGGTGATTATCATACTCACGGTGACTATTCGCTATATGAATCCGCAACAGGCAAAACTATTCGCACGAGCGACCTAGTTCGCGATGCATTCAATAGCGATAATTTTTCTCCGCAAGATATTTCTGGAATTTCCGCCGATGGTAAAGGCATACCTGGTTACAAAGGATATTTAGGAACTCCAAGTGGCATTTTCAAAGTTTATGATCCATCAAAAAGGTCGGTATATATTTTGAAATGA
- the tnpA gene encoding IS66 family insertion sequence element accessory protein TnpA: MAMTKQEREMHWRVLLEQQAGSGLSVRAWCAREAVSYAAFIYWRRRVAQPAVVAPLTLMRVDGGETAVGGLWLSVGGVRIEVKPGFDAGLLKQVVAALVS; the protein is encoded by the coding sequence ATGGCGATGACGAAACAAGAACGAGAGATGCATTGGCGGGTCCTGCTGGAGCAACAGGCAGGGAGTGGGTTGTCGGTGCGCGCTTGGTGTGCGCGCGAGGCGGTCAGCTATGCGGCGTTCATCTACTGGCGTCGACGCGTAGCGCAGCCAGCGGTGGTGGCGCCACTGACGTTGATGCGGGTAGATGGCGGTGAGACAGCAGTCGGTGGTCTGTGGTTGTCGGTGGGCGGGGTTCGCATCGAGGTGAAACCGGGGTTCGATGCCGGGTTGTTGAAGCAGGTGGTGGCCGCATTGGTCTCGTGA
- a CDS encoding transposase family protein, with translation MSPLKQSLLPISDHRRAQGKLYDLPHLLLFSILAVMSGATSYRRIHPFIRYPSGAVERGVRLPLATDARL, from the coding sequence TTGTCCCCGTTAAAACAAAGCCTGCTGCCGATTTCGGATCATCGTCGCGCGCAAGGGAAGTTGTACGATCTTCCCCACCTGCTGCTGTTCAGTATTCTGGCGGTGATGAGCGGAGCGACCTCGTACCGCCGGATTCATCCGTTCATCCGGTACCCATCTGGCGCGGTTGAACGAGGCGTTCGGCTGCCGCTGGCGACGGACGCCCGCCTATAG
- a CDS encoding DUF7919 family protein, which yields MYFADLSEYSYNPREARPGLRNVGWLDKAHAFARGKLSDSVIDKLWQFSKVAVAQTRGFHVCEMCSHLSHSPLVIIHNSERLRVGSAEIRVFGADDSAYACPNLLWHYVVAHDYLPPEGFIQAVLHGPAPLSKEYFERLESYRVAWRLLETN from the coding sequence ATGTATTTCGCAGACCTTTCTGAGTATTCATACAACCCACGGGAAGCTAGACCAGGCCTTCGAAATGTTGGATGGCTTGATAAAGCTCACGCCTTCGCGCGTGGAAAACTTTCTGATTCGGTCATTGATAAGTTGTGGCAATTTTCGAAAGTCGCCGTCGCACAAACACGTGGTTTTCACGTCTGTGAAATGTGCAGCCATTTGTCTCATTCACCGCTAGTCATTATTCACAATTCTGAACGCCTGAGAGTCGGGTCGGCTGAGATTCGGGTTTTTGGCGCAGACGACTCAGCTTATGCTTGCCCCAATTTGTTATGGCACTACGTCGTGGCTCACGACTACCTTCCGCCTGAGGGGTTTATTCAGGCCGTCCTTCATGGTCCAGCTCCGCTTTCAAAAGAGTATTTTGAGCGACTGGAATCGTACCGGGTAGCTTGGCGTCTCTTGGAGACGAATTAA
- a CDS encoding DUF7919 family protein, giving the protein MYFADLSEYSYNPREARPGLRNVGWLDKAHAFARGQLSDSVIDKLWQLSKVAVAQTRGFHVCEMCSHLSHSPLVIIHNSERLRVGSAEIRVFGADDSAYACPNLLWHYVVAHDYLPPEGFIQAVLSRKAS; this is encoded by the coding sequence ATGTATTTCGCAGACCTTTCTGAGTATTCATACAACCCACGGGAAGCTAGACCGGGCCTTCGAAATGTTGGATGGCTTGATAAAGCGCACGCCTTCGCGCGTGGACAACTTTCTGATTCGGTCATTGATAAGCTGTGGCAACTTTCGAAAGTCGCCGTCGCACAAACACGTGGTTTTCACGTCTGTGAAATGTGCAGCCATTTGTCTCATTCACCGCTAGTCATCATTCACAATTCTGAACGCCTGAGAGTCGGGTCGGCTGAGATTCGGGTTTTTGGCGCAGACGACTCAGCTTATGCTTGCCCTAATTTGTTATGGCACTACGTCGTGGCTCACGACTACCTTCCGCCTGAGGGGTTTATTCAGGCCGTCCTTAGCCGGAAAGCGTCATGA
- a CDS encoding polymorphic toxin type 47 domain-containing protein gives MEVELRFQNQWEDPESGLYYNYQRYYDPDTGQYLSPDPIGLRGGLRPHGYVHNPVGWVDPWGLAGCPPKLSGNNWTFNPAKDVDWRATGKSARDALDEAFRRTGIPKQEFQVTKWGNNKYGKSMPVEWQGPRGAQVNVDIPEWNNVKPTGVLGEGPHQPHIGYQTPGRGPARIRGHIFVDDVPANQWC, from the coding sequence ATCGAGGTCGAGCTACGCTTCCAGAACCAGTGGGAAGACCCGGAAAGCGGGCTGTACTACAACTACCAGCGCTACTATGATCCCGACACCGGGCAATACCTCAGTCCCGATCCGATTGGGCTCCGGGGCGGACTCCGGCCGCACGGGTATGTGCACAATCCCGTGGGCTGGGTCGATCCGTGGGGGTTGGCGGGGTGTCCGCCGAAATTATCTGGAAATAACTGGACATTCAATCCTGCAAAAGATGTCGACTGGCGCGCGACAGGGAAGTCGGCTCGCGATGCGTTAGACGAAGCATTTAGAAGAACCGGCATACCAAAGCAGGAGTTTCAAGTTACGAAATGGGGTAATAATAAATATGGAAAATCAATGCCCGTTGAATGGCAAGGACCCCGTGGGGCTCAGGTAAACGTGGATATTCCTGAGTGGAATAATGTAAAACCGACGGGGGTGTTGGGTGAAGGTCCTCATCAGCCGCATATTGGCTACCAAACTCCTGGCAGAGGACCAGCGAGAATTAGAGGACATATTTTTGTGGATGATGTACCTGCTAACCAATGGTGCTAG
- a CDS encoding ADP-ribosylglycohydrolase family protein — translation MKILSPDQKAFLERDCAEMERRAKFPRDMGFHPLSDRFSEGVKLKTPWLREYVIHRNHHKESSRSELLAYLREAGAKSSESVDRFRGALLGLALGDSMGMPLEFQPRDARHVDNLVGGGPFNLKRGDWTDDTSMACCLAYSLIQCRGFNARHQMECYCYWYQYGAYTPEGVCVDIGVSTRKALERFLTDGEPYAGSTDPFSAGNGSLSRLAPVVLFFSDDFETAIYFAGESSRTTHQAIEAIDACRYFAALLFGAINGESKEKLLTGLYSPVPGYWSDHPLTPSIEQIARGSYKNKPREQIASSGYVVHTLEAALWAFYRNDDFRSGLLEAVNLADDADSVGAVYGQLAGAYYGETSLPIEWILHLHEAQGFYHFAEDIMAAKSEVTD, via the coding sequence ATGAAAATACTTTCACCTGACCAAAAAGCCTTTCTGGAACGCGATTGCGCTGAAATGGAGCGTCGCGCCAAATTTCCAAGAGATATGGGATTTCATCCTCTCTCAGATAGGTTTTCTGAAGGCGTCAAGCTCAAGACGCCGTGGTTAAGGGAGTATGTAATACATCGAAACCATCATAAAGAATCGTCGCGATCCGAATTGTTGGCGTACCTTCGCGAGGCTGGGGCCAAGTCATCGGAGAGCGTTGACCGGTTTCGTGGGGCTTTACTCGGCCTGGCCCTGGGCGACTCGATGGGCATGCCGCTCGAATTTCAGCCACGAGATGCTCGACACGTAGACAACTTAGTCGGAGGTGGCCCGTTCAATCTGAAACGGGGAGATTGGACGGACGACACCAGCATGGCCTGCTGTTTGGCCTATAGCCTCATCCAGTGCCGAGGTTTCAACGCCAGACACCAAATGGAATGCTATTGTTATTGGTATCAATATGGCGCTTACACGCCGGAAGGCGTTTGCGTCGACATCGGCGTGAGCACAAGAAAAGCGCTGGAACGTTTTTTGACCGACGGTGAGCCTTATGCCGGCAGCACTGATCCGTTTAGTGCGGGTAACGGCTCATTATCGCGCCTAGCGCCCGTAGTCTTGTTCTTTAGCGACGACTTCGAGACTGCTATCTACTTTGCCGGCGAGAGTTCGAGGACTACCCATCAAGCAATCGAGGCGATCGACGCCTGCCGCTACTTCGCTGCGCTGCTGTTCGGCGCGATTAATGGAGAGAGCAAAGAAAAGCTGTTGACCGGACTTTATTCACCCGTACCGGGATATTGGTCTGATCATCCTCTGACCCCCTCGATCGAACAAATCGCGCGGGGTTCGTATAAAAACAAGCCCCGAGAGCAAATCGCTTCGTCTGGATACGTGGTCCATACGCTGGAAGCCGCGTTATGGGCATTTTATCGCAACGACGACTTCCGCTCGGGATTGCTCGAGGCTGTGAATCTTGCTGACGATGCTGACTCAGTCGGTGCCGTATATGGGCAATTGGCGGGCGCCTATTACGGCGAAACCAGCTTGCCGATCGAATGGATTCTTCACTTGCATGAGGCACAGGGGTTTTATCATTTTGCCGAAGATATCATGGCGGCAAAATCGGAGGTAACGGACTGA
- the tnpC gene encoding IS66 family transposase: MAAMNAAALAEENRTLKATLAQREARIERLEFDLAQLKKLLFGARSERLATLPDIDQLPLWDEVPEDAPVASPVAFKTVVVQSPAKNQPKRTALPAHLPREIVVLPLSAQDRQCPACGEERPVIGYESSERLDYVPAQLKVVETRREKCACAKCQGQLTTVPAPPQIIEQGIPLPGLLAHLLMAKYGYHLPLYRIEQIFAHQGVPIARTTLCDWVIQSGWQLQPLVERMLALLKQQPVIFSDDTTVAVQDRGKTRETRFWVYAGHSPPIVVYDHTETRAGKHPKAKLEGYSGYLQADAYAGYDQIFAAGKVLEVACWAHARRKFFEIARQTENGKRISAHEALEYIGRLYAIEREAKEQQLDAEGTRKLRQEQARPILAEFKAWLEDRLRQLAPKTPTAQAIGYALKNWPALERYTEDGRLEIDNNRSERAIRPLTIGRKNWLFLGSPKGGQVAATVFSLIQTCKELDLNPEAYLKDVLTRLPTTKQREIDSLLPHNWKPANV, translated from the coding sequence ATGGCAGCCATGAATGCCGCCGCTCTCGCCGAAGAAAATCGTACTCTAAAGGCCACCCTGGCCCAGCGCGAGGCGCGCATCGAACGGCTGGAATTCGACCTAGCGCAGCTGAAGAAGCTGCTGTTCGGCGCCCGTTCCGAGCGACTGGCGACCCTCCCCGACATCGACCAACTGCCGCTGTGGGATGAGGTGCCCGAGGACGCCCCCGTCGCCAGTCCGGTGGCGTTCAAGACGGTGGTGGTGCAATCGCCCGCCAAGAATCAACCGAAGCGCACCGCACTGCCGGCGCATCTGCCGCGAGAGATCGTGGTATTGCCGTTGTCGGCACAAGACCGGCAGTGTCCTGCCTGCGGTGAGGAACGGCCGGTGATCGGCTACGAAAGCTCCGAACGCTTGGATTACGTCCCGGCGCAACTGAAGGTCGTGGAAACGCGGCGGGAAAAGTGCGCCTGCGCGAAGTGCCAAGGGCAGTTGACCACGGTACCGGCCCCGCCGCAAATCATCGAGCAGGGCATCCCTCTGCCGGGTCTTCTGGCACATCTGCTGATGGCCAAATACGGCTATCACCTGCCGCTGTACCGCATCGAGCAAATCTTTGCCCACCAGGGTGTCCCCATTGCCCGCACCACGTTGTGCGACTGGGTCATCCAGAGCGGCTGGCAGCTGCAGCCCTTGGTCGAGCGGATGCTGGCGTTGCTCAAGCAACAGCCGGTGATCTTCTCGGACGACACCACTGTGGCGGTGCAGGACCGCGGCAAGACGCGGGAAACCCGGTTTTGGGTATACGCCGGCCACTCGCCGCCCATCGTCGTCTATGACCACACCGAAACCCGGGCGGGCAAGCATCCCAAGGCCAAACTGGAAGGCTACAGCGGCTACCTGCAGGCGGACGCCTATGCCGGTTACGACCAGATCTTCGCCGCAGGCAAGGTCCTGGAAGTGGCGTGCTGGGCGCATGCGCGCCGCAAGTTCTTCGAGATTGCCCGACAGACCGAGAACGGCAAGCGCATCAGCGCCCATGAGGCCTTGGAGTACATCGGCCGGCTCTACGCCATCGAACGGGAGGCCAAGGAACAGCAACTCGACGCCGAAGGCACCCGAAAGCTACGGCAGGAACAGGCGCGGCCGATCCTGGCCGAGTTCAAGGCCTGGCTCGAAGACCGGCTGCGCCAGCTGGCGCCCAAGACCCCCACTGCCCAGGCCATCGGCTATGCCCTCAAGAACTGGCCGGCGCTGGAGCGCTATACCGAAGACGGTCGCCTGGAGATCGACAACAACCGCAGTGAGCGGGCGATCCGCCCCCTCACCATCGGCCGCAAGAACTGGCTGTTCCTCGGCTCGCCCAAGGGCGGCCAGGTCGCCGCCACGGTGTTCAGCCTCATCCAAACCTGCAAGGAACTCGACCTCAACCCAGAGGCCTACCTGAAAGACGTCCTGACCCGTTTACCCACCACCAAGCAGAGGGAGATCGACAGCCTGCTACCCCACAACTGGAAACCAGCCAACGTATAA
- the tnpB gene encoding IS66 family insertion sequence element accessory protein TnpB (TnpB, as the term is used for proteins encoded by IS66 family insertion elements, is considered an accessory protein, since TnpC, encoded by a neighboring gene, is a DDE family transposase.), whose product MLATILSAAAVYVVAEPVDLRKSIDGLALAVESSLGHSPLSGAVFVFFNRGRDKVKLLWWDRHGFWLAYKRLEKGRFRKPVQGTISRSDLLLLLEGVDLTVARFRAVRAGRVG is encoded by the coding sequence ATGCTGGCGACGATTCTGAGTGCGGCGGCGGTGTATGTGGTGGCCGAGCCGGTCGATTTGCGCAAGTCCATCGATGGTTTGGCGCTGGCGGTGGAGAGCAGTCTGGGGCATTCGCCGTTATCGGGTGCGGTGTTCGTGTTTTTCAACCGGGGCCGGGACAAGGTGAAGCTGTTGTGGTGGGATCGTCACGGTTTCTGGCTGGCCTACAAGCGGCTGGAGAAAGGCCGCTTCCGCAAGCCGGTTCAGGGGACGATTTCGCGCTCGGACCTGCTGCTGTTGCTGGAAGGCGTGGACCTGACGGTGGCCCGTTTCCGCGCGGTTCGCGCGGGTCGGGTCGGCTGA
- a CDS encoding PAAR domain-containing protein, with the protein MDAQAAARFGDEIAHGFGVASMVAGAVVGALVGAAVIGAVAATGGVAAVILGGAIAAGGLSGAQLVKALATIFNLPEPTSGTLARGSPNVAINGRWAMRAGDDAAASCNGLPFNHPPWPAPVTIAQGSRRVRINGRPAARVTNKLSCGAHIKSGSPNVFIGGPDADVAAVFDLEAWLHSGLEALGAAALIGGGVLAAAAGAVAFGIFAGATAGVMAAFEGLGRLGDRLGPGYRDLLQGTAGMAALLAGPKVVRKSSHVAPEEIRPSRPLVDLLNEKWNPNNVARALAAKRGDSKLDALLTDHEYLAIRAYTSGLYKQINPALRSGNPGEWRVLADEAATGMKKMADSGYGFQGITRRDVTLTDEEIAELFPDNGIHVDNGFMSSTTKSAGVFEGNTVISVYSKTGVVIQDVSEVPWESEVLFRPGTSFNVLGKVFDHPVKGMRFIQIEEIDPI; encoded by the coding sequence ATGGATGCGCAAGCGGCCGCCCGCTTCGGCGACGAGATTGCCCACGGCTTCGGGGTGGCGTCGATGGTGGCCGGGGCCGTGGTCGGCGCCCTGGTGGGTGCAGCGGTCATCGGTGCGGTCGCCGCGACCGGCGGCGTGGCGGCGGTGATCCTGGGCGGCGCGATCGCCGCCGGCGGCTTGTCGGGGGCGCAACTGGTCAAAGCCCTCGCCACGATCTTCAACCTGCCGGAACCGACCTCGGGCACCCTGGCGCGGGGCAGTCCCAACGTCGCCATCAACGGGCGCTGGGCGATGCGGGCGGGGGACGATGCCGCGGCGTCGTGCAACGGCCTCCCGTTCAATCACCCGCCCTGGCCGGCGCCGGTGACCATTGCCCAGGGCAGCCGGCGGGTGCGGATCAACGGCCGGCCCGCGGCGCGGGTGACGAACAAGCTGAGCTGCGGCGCCCATATCAAGAGCGGCAGCCCGAACGTCTTCATCGGCGGACCGGATGCCGACGTCGCGGCCGTTTTCGACCTCGAGGCGTGGCTGCACAGCGGACTGGAAGCGCTGGGTGCGGCGGCGCTGATCGGCGGCGGGGTACTGGCGGCCGCGGCGGGTGCAGTAGCGTTCGGCATCTTTGCCGGGGCAACCGCCGGCGTCATGGCGGCCTTCGAAGGACTGGGCCGGCTCGGCGACCGCCTCGGCCCCGGCTATCGGGACCTCTTGCAGGGCACAGCAGGCATGGCAGCGTTGCTGGCCGGGCCGAAGGTGGTACGAAAGTCTTCTCACGTCGCACCAGAAGAGATACGCCCCTCCCGCCCATTGGTTGACCTGCTCAATGAAAAATGGAATCCAAACAATGTCGCTAGAGCGCTCGCTGCGAAGCGTGGGGATTCTAAACTCGACGCACTGCTCACTGATCATGAATATCTGGCGATACGAGCCTATACGTCCGGGCTTTACAAACAGATCAATCCGGCCTTACGAAGCGGTAATCCCGGAGAATGGCGGGTACTCGCGGATGAAGCGGCAACTGGAATGAAAAAAATGGCTGATAGCGGTTACGGATTCCAAGGCATTACTAGACGGGATGTTACACTAACAGATGAGGAAATAGCGGAACTGTTTCCGGATAATGGGATCCATGTTGACAACGGGTTCATGTCGAGCACGACGAAAAGCGCCGGAGTTTTTGAAGGAAACACCGTAATATCAGTTTATTCAAAGACTGGGGTTGTAATACAGGACGTGTCGGAAGTGCCCTGGGAATCCGAAGTTTTATTTCGACCAGGCACATCGTTTAACGTTTTGGGAAAGGTTTTCGACCACCCCGTAAAGGGGATGAGATTTATCCAAATTGAGGAGATTGATCCCATATGA